The following coding sequences are from one Saprospiraceae bacterium window:
- a CDS encoding pyruvate dehydrogenase complex E1 component subunit beta, with translation MGRVISLRDAIREGMSEEMRRDDTVFLMGEEVAEYNGAYKVSKGMLEEFGPRRVIDTPITELGFTGIGVGAAMNGLKPIIEFMTWNFAVLAFDQIVNNAAKTLSQSAGEVGCPIVFRGPSGAAGQLAQQHSQTFESWLANCPGLKVISCIDPADTKGLLKSAIRDPNPVCIMESEIMYGLTGEVPDGDYTVPIGKAAIRKQGTDVTLVSFNKMMEVCKAASEILEKDGISVELIDLRTIRPMDYETIIRSVKKTNRLVVVDESWPFAGVSSEIAYKIQSQAFDYLDAPIVRVNSADVSLGYAPTMVEEYLPNPSKVIAAVKQVMYR, from the coding sequence ATGGGCAGAGTCATAAGTTTAAGGGATGCCATCAGAGAGGGTATGAGCGAAGAGATGAGAAGGGATGATACCGTATTTCTCATGGGAGAAGAAGTCGCAGAATACAATGGAGCCTATAAAGTGAGCAAAGGCATGCTGGAGGAGTTTGGCCCGCGTCGAGTGATCGATACGCCCATCACAGAGCTCGGATTTACCGGCATAGGGGTAGGAGCCGCAATGAACGGTCTCAAACCCATCATCGAGTTCATGACTTGGAATTTCGCCGTTTTGGCCTTTGACCAAATCGTCAACAATGCAGCAAAAACACTTTCTCAGTCAGCGGGCGAAGTTGGTTGTCCGATTGTCTTTCGAGGGCCTTCTGGTGCGGCAGGCCAACTGGCGCAACAGCATAGCCAAACCTTTGAATCCTGGTTGGCAAACTGTCCCGGATTGAAAGTCATCTCCTGTATCGATCCTGCTGACACAAAAGGATTGCTCAAATCAGCGATTAGAGATCCCAATCCGGTATGTATCATGGAGTCAGAGATCATGTATGGATTGACCGGTGAAGTTCCCGATGGAGATTATACTGTGCCGATTGGTAAAGCTGCAATCCGAAAACAAGGGACAGATGTCACCTTGGTTTCTTTCAATAAAATGATGGAAGTATGTAAAGCTGCTTCAGAAATATTGGAAAAAGATGGTATTTCTGTGGAACTGATAGACTTGCGGACTATAAGACCGATGGACTATGAAACAATCATCAGGTCCGTGAAGAAGACAAATAGATTAGTAGTAGTGGATGAGTCTTGGCCTTTTGCAGGAGTTTCATCAGAAATTGCTTATAAAATCCAGTCTCAGGCTTTTGATTATTTAGATGCTCCTATTGTCAGAGTGAATTCAGCGGATGTTTCTCTTGGATACGCACCAACCATGGTGGAAGAATATCTGCCCAATCCCTCCAAAGTAATTGCAGCTGTGAAGCAAGTGATGTACAGATAA
- a CDS encoding TonB-dependent receptor yields MKKYILYILFVSLPIFSEAQMISGIIYDQNNQTLPGVTIRFLETPDGTVSDKNGAFVLMKKTDAKHLILSFIGFKADTILLDEAQNFLKFKLREGVDLQEITVKSARQSASFSLLNPINLETLGSQDFRKAACCSLSESFQGTNTVDLTYTNAATGNREIQFLGLRGLYTQNLIENRPVFGGILSSQSYDYIPGTWLDQINILKGAGTSIYGIESITGAINTSLKKPETDHRFFANVYADGHERAEVNLHLNHSWNIKQHSGIYAHYSQHQGGRDHNKDGFYDDPLQNKWNVIQRNTLLGTKFEGHLQFQAFGDKKEGGAISSEKNYRTEINTHFAGVSGNLGYVGFEKKTRTLGSIWDLSYSKIDGEYGSIQRKFDANELRFLSNILYNESYDDNHFINIGGSVQANFAEENLNLDSINTKLDYKEITPAINLEYNFQSGSTSDQELKKFIATITQRVDWIKTEQWFLAPRLNVRYNLVPELTLRFSVGRGYRLPRILADNLQYLVTNYSWNIQYDAKYESAWNYGLNFVYKPSLKTKAFTLNIDAYYTDFENQLVADVEYNQNEGEVYLYNLKNKSSALHLATTLSTTLVKGLEVKTGGKYVESIAAYWHGTKQVPLTSRWRAFSTIDYSAPNQKWSVSVTGTYTGSMRLAEKNFLPIHSSHNHTGTSPGYFLVNSQLNYSWKNWEFYGGVENITGYTQHDAIISASDPSASYFNAIEQFAPTSGIKPYLGFRYKLNHFKKK; encoded by the coding sequence ATGAAAAAATATATTCTCTATATCCTCTTCGTGAGCCTACCAATATTTTCGGAAGCTCAAATGATAAGTGGTATCATCTATGACCAAAACAATCAGACCTTGCCCGGCGTAACGATCCGCTTTTTAGAAACCCCTGATGGAACAGTTTCAGACAAAAACGGCGCATTCGTATTAATGAAAAAAACCGATGCAAAACATCTTATCCTATCATTTATTGGGTTTAAGGCTGACACTATATTGCTCGATGAAGCACAAAACTTCCTAAAGTTTAAGCTCCGAGAAGGAGTTGACCTTCAAGAAATCACTGTAAAAAGCGCCAGACAAAGCGCGAGTTTTTCATTGCTAAATCCAATCAATCTGGAAACACTGGGGTCACAGGATTTTAGAAAGGCGGCTTGTTGCAGTTTGTCAGAAAGTTTCCAAGGTACCAATACAGTCGATTTGACATATACGAATGCAGCAACCGGAAATCGAGAAATTCAATTTTTGGGATTACGCGGACTTTACACTCAAAACCTGATCGAGAACAGGCCTGTTTTTGGTGGAATTCTCTCCTCTCAAAGTTACGATTACATACCCGGAACGTGGTTGGATCAGATCAACATCCTCAAAGGCGCAGGAACTTCAATATATGGGATTGAATCCATCACTGGGGCTATCAACACCAGTCTCAAAAAACCAGAAACGGATCATCGCTTTTTTGCAAATGTCTATGCGGATGGGCATGAGAGAGCAGAAGTCAATTTACACCTCAATCACAGCTGGAATATAAAACAGCATAGCGGTATTTATGCACATTATTCTCAGCACCAGGGTGGACGAGATCATAACAAAGATGGTTTCTATGATGATCCTCTTCAGAATAAATGGAATGTAATCCAAAGGAATACTTTGCTTGGAACTAAATTCGAAGGGCACCTACAATTTCAAGCTTTTGGAGATAAAAAGGAAGGTGGTGCGATTTCCTCTGAAAAAAATTACCGGACAGAAATCAATACACATTTTGCAGGAGTTTCAGGCAATTTGGGTTATGTTGGCTTTGAGAAAAAAACAAGAACCTTAGGAAGCATCTGGGATCTATCTTACTCTAAAATAGACGGAGAATATGGCAGCATCCAAAGAAAATTTGATGCAAATGAACTGAGATTTTTGTCAAATATCCTTTATAATGAAAGTTATGACGACAATCATTTTATCAACATCGGTGGATCAGTACAAGCAAATTTTGCAGAAGAAAATCTGAATCTGGACTCGATCAATACTAAATTAGATTACAAAGAAATTACGCCTGCGATCAACTTGGAATACAACTTCCAAAGCGGAAGCACTTCTGATCAGGAATTGAAAAAATTCATCGCTACCATAACTCAGCGTGTGGATTGGATTAAAACAGAACAATGGTTTTTAGCTCCGAGATTGAATGTTCGTTATAATTTAGTACCGGAATTGACCTTGAGATTTTCAGTCGGTAGAGGCTATAGACTTCCTCGCATTTTGGCTGACAATCTCCAATACCTTGTTACCAATTACAGCTGGAATATTCAGTACGATGCGAAGTATGAATCTGCTTGGAACTATGGTTTAAATTTTGTCTACAAACCGAGTTTAAAAACAAAAGCATTTACTTTAAATATAGATGCATATTACACCGATTTCGAAAATCAATTGGTTGCTGACGTGGAATACAACCAAAATGAGGGAGAAGTGTATTTGTACAATTTGAAAAACAAATCTTCAGCATTACATCTTGCTACTACCCTTTCTACCACTTTAGTAAAGGGACTTGAAGTAAAGACAGGAGGAAAATATGTGGAGTCAATTGCTGCATATTGGCATGGTACCAAACAAGTACCATTGACATCCCGATGGAGAGCCTTCAGCACGATAGATTATTCAGCACCAAATCAAAAATGGTCAGTGAGTGTGACGGGTACTTATACCGGCAGCATGCGACTTGCAGAAAAGAACTTTTTGCCGATACACTCAAGTCACAATCATACCGGAACAAGCCCCGGATATTTCCTCGTAAATTCTCAACTGAATTACTCCTGGAAAAACTGGGAATTTTATGGCGGTGTCGAAAATATTACTGGTTATACTCAGCATGATGCTATCATTTCTGCTTCAGATCCATCTGCTTCATATTTCAATGCCATTGAACAATTTGCACCAACTTCAGGAATAAAACCATACTTGGGATTTCGATACAAACTCAATCATTTCAAAAAGAAATAA
- a CDS encoding acyl-CoA dehydrogenase family protein, whose protein sequence is MVNHKTDQLLLIQQTARDFAKTHILPHVMKWDESQHFPVDMMHEMGKQGFLGVLVPEKYNGAGLTYQEYITVIEEIAKVCGSIGLSVAAHNSLCTGHILAFGNEEQKQKYLSKLATGEWIGAWGLTEANTGSDAMRMQCTATREGEYWIIEGSKNWITHGISGDVVVVIARTGELLDSRGLTAFIVERGTPGFSGGKKENKLGMRASETAELIFNQCKVHQSQVIGEVGEGFIQAMKILDGGRISIAALSVGIAKGAYEAAVEYSKQRQQFGKPISHFQGIAFKLADIAAKIEASELLTRQAGEMKDRGQKMTKQAAMAKYYASETAVAVSIEAVQIFGGYGYTKDFPVEKYYRDSKLCTIGEGTSEIQKLVIAREIVKG, encoded by the coding sequence ATGGTAAATCATAAAACAGATCAGCTGCTACTCATACAACAAACTGCCAGAGATTTCGCAAAAACCCATATCCTACCTCATGTTATGAAATGGGATGAATCGCAGCATTTTCCTGTAGATATGATGCACGAGATGGGAAAACAGGGCTTTCTGGGTGTATTGGTGCCTGAAAAATACAATGGTGCCGGGCTGACTTATCAGGAATACATCACAGTCATTGAAGAAATAGCGAAAGTATGTGGCTCTATTGGTCTCAGCGTAGCTGCGCATAACAGCCTCTGCACAGGCCATATTTTAGCTTTTGGCAATGAGGAACAAAAGCAAAAATACCTAAGTAAACTCGCTACAGGAGAATGGATTGGCGCCTGGGGTCTCACAGAGGCAAACACCGGGTCAGATGCCATGAGAATGCAGTGCACTGCCACCCGGGAAGGTGAGTATTGGATTATTGAAGGCAGCAAAAACTGGATCACTCATGGCATCAGTGGAGACGTAGTTGTTGTCATTGCAAGGACAGGGGAACTGCTCGATAGCCGTGGGTTGACAGCTTTCATAGTTGAACGTGGCACTCCAGGATTTTCAGGTGGCAAGAAGGAAAATAAACTCGGAATGAGAGCTTCAGAAACCGCTGAATTGATTTTTAATCAATGCAAAGTTCACCAATCTCAGGTTATAGGAGAAGTTGGAGAAGGATTCATTCAGGCAATGAAAATTCTGGATGGAGGTCGAATCAGCATTGCAGCACTCTCGGTTGGGATAGCAAAAGGTGCTTACGAAGCAGCAGTAGAGTACTCTAAACAGAGGCAACAATTTGGAAAACCGATTTCCCATTTTCAAGGAATAGCATTTAAACTCGCAGATATAGCAGCGAAGATTGAAGCTTCAGAGCTTTTAACAAGACAGGCAGGAGAAATGAAAGATCGCGGTCAGAAAATGACAAAACAGGCTGCTATGGCTAAGTATTATGCGTCAGAGACTGCAGTGGCAGTGTCCATAGAAGCAGTGCAAATTTTTGGCGGTTATGGTTATACGAAAGACTTTCCTGTTGAGAAATACTATAGAGATTCAAAGTTATGCACCATAGGTGAAGGCACTTCGGAAATACAAAAACTTGTCATTGCCCGTGAAATTGTAAAGGGGTAA
- a CDS encoding T9SS type A sorting domain-containing protein codes for MIFICKLYGIFLCSLLTDRLAILCRAALNQEMDLNIVNLDGQRVLHSRFQATEGVHYIADIPSHLPHGTYIVSISDILGRQWYNTKLIKQ; via the coding sequence ATGATATTTATTTGCAAACTTTATGGGATATTTCTTTGTTCTTTGTTGACTGACAGACTGGCCATACTCTGCCGCGCTGCGCTCAACCAAGAGATGGATCTCAATATCGTCAATCTGGACGGACAGAGGGTACTGCACAGCAGATTTCAGGCCACAGAAGGGGTGCATTATATTGCGGATATTCCCTCACACCTACCTCACGGAACTTATATCGTCAGTATATCAGATATTCTGGGACGACAGTGGTACAATACTAAGTTGATAAAGCAATAA
- a CDS encoding AI-2E family transporter, protein MNSKNLIEDSILKQIFIIALILTLSGIIMYQLRYFIPGTLGAVMLYILFRDYYLKLTQKYKWKKSLASIFLMILSAFAIILPIWISFETVVPEMKSIIQNPEVILLKFEQAKQFFATKPILNQIDFSDENIQFYIQKISTLIPKFLNSISEVLVNILVAFFILYFMQTNSGYLEQKVRLFIPFSDENIEKLWKETNVMVRSNAIGIPILAFFQGLLAFVGYWIFGVNNALVWGLLTGFASVIPVVGTMLVWVPVCTVQFFSGDTVNAIILTVYCLVVVGGVDNVLRFTLLKKIGNVHPLITFFGVILGIQLFGFIGIIFGPLLIAYALILLNIYLTEFRKHNMLARIQEIQENFPEETGNKNKGDKS, encoded by the coding sequence ATGAATTCGAAGAATCTCATTGAGGATAGTATTCTGAAACAGATATTTATCATTGCATTGATACTGACATTGTCCGGTATTATCATGTACCAACTCAGATATTTTATTCCGGGTACTCTCGGTGCAGTCATGTTGTACATTTTATTCCGAGATTATTATTTGAAACTCACCCAAAAGTATAAATGGAAAAAGAGTCTGGCAAGTATATTTCTCATGATTTTATCTGCTTTTGCGATTATATTACCAATATGGATTAGCTTTGAGACAGTAGTGCCGGAGATGAAATCAATCATCCAAAATCCTGAAGTGATTCTTCTGAAATTTGAACAAGCAAAACAATTTTTTGCTACCAAACCTATTCTCAATCAGATTGATTTTTCGGATGAGAACATTCAGTTCTATATTCAGAAAATTTCAACGCTTATTCCGAAATTTTTAAACTCTATTTCAGAAGTGCTGGTGAATATTTTGGTCGCCTTTTTTATATTGTACTTTATGCAGACCAATTCAGGTTATCTGGAGCAAAAAGTGAGATTGTTCATCCCATTTTCTGACGAGAACATAGAGAAACTCTGGAAGGAAACCAATGTCATGGTTAGGTCCAATGCGATAGGCATACCTATATTGGCTTTTTTTCAGGGGCTGTTGGCTTTCGTGGGATATTGGATATTTGGCGTGAACAATGCTTTGGTCTGGGGTTTGTTGACGGGTTTTGCTTCCGTGATTCCGGTGGTTGGCACGATGCTCGTTTGGGTACCTGTATGTACCGTACAATTTTTTTCAGGCGATACCGTCAATGCAATTATACTGACAGTTTATTGTTTGGTTGTTGTAGGAGGAGTGGACAATGTATTGAGATTTACTTTGCTCAAAAAAATAGGTAATGTACATCCTCTGATTACCTTTTTTGGTGTGATACTCGGAATTCAATTATTTGGATTTATCGGTATTATTTTTGGCCCTTTACTCATCGCTTATGCATTGATTTTGTTGAATATCTACCTCACTGAGTTTCGTAAACACAACATGCTTGCTAGAATACAAGAAATACAAGAAAATTTTCCAGAGGAAACCGGCAATAAAAACAAGGGTGATAAAAGTTGA
- a CDS encoding universal stress protein codes for MVNFKKILCPYDFSENADEALRYAVKLANPNTEICLLNIIQLPYLIDPYGFVYYDEKADQLKNDVESAMEKKINELNDRYKGFVFSPHIAVNNDPAEVILQKQKEAGCEMVIMGSHGRKGLKRLLMGSVAETVLREADCPVLIIKHK; via the coding sequence ATGGTAAACTTTAAAAAGATATTGTGCCCTTACGATTTCAGTGAAAATGCTGATGAAGCTTTGAGATATGCAGTAAAGCTTGCGAATCCCAATACAGAAATCTGTTTGTTGAATATCATTCAACTTCCTTATCTTATAGATCCATATGGATTTGTGTATTATGACGAAAAAGCGGATCAGTTGAAAAATGATGTAGAGAGTGCCATGGAGAAGAAGATCAATGAATTGAATGATAGATACAAAGGATTTGTTTTCAGCCCACATATTGCTGTCAATAATGATCCTGCAGAAGTGATTCTTCAAAAACAAAAAGAAGCCGGATGCGAGATGGTCATCATGGGCTCTCATGGCAGAAAAGGATTAAAAAGATTGCTGATGGGTTCGGTGGCTGAAACCGTATTGAGAGAAGCCGATTGTCCTGTCCTGATCATAAAACATAAATAA
- a CDS encoding ATP-binding cassette domain-containing protein, with translation MISAVNITLAYGKRILFDEVNIHFTKGNCYGVIGANGAGKSTFLKILSGEVVPNKGSVEITPGERMAVLKQNQFEFDQWTALQTVLMGHKRLWQLMQERDEIYAKPDFSEEDGNKAAQLEEEFGEKGGYTADSEAATLLSSLQVAEEFHQMSMSEIPGPVKVRVLLAQALFGNPDILLLDEPTNGLDVETINWLENVLADYPNIVIVVSHDRHFLDAVCTHVADVDRQKIQIYTGNYTFWYESSQLAARQMSDKNKKMEERKKELLDFIARFSANASKSKQATSRKKALDKLVIEDIRPSSRKYPGIIFKPEREVGDQILSVENLAGSTEDRVLFKNVIFTVNKGDKIALISKDQVAVHSFFDILSGISKADDGKFTWGTTINSAYLPNENTEFFINQLNLMDWLRQFVPPSITDVDEVFLRGYLGRMLFSGDDVFKKTNVLSGGEKVRCMLSKMMLQSPNLLLLDEPTNHLDLESIQAFNENMIDFPGIILMSSHDHTFMQTVCNRIIEITPKGTIDKLMSFDEYIADPRIKEQREQMYS, from the coding sequence ATGATTAGTGCAGTTAACATCACATTAGCCTATGGCAAAAGAATCTTGTTTGACGAGGTAAATATTCACTTCACTAAAGGTAATTGTTACGGCGTGATAGGTGCCAATGGAGCCGGCAAATCAACTTTTCTCAAAATCTTAAGTGGTGAAGTAGTGCCAAACAAAGGTTCGGTTGAGATTACTCCAGGAGAAAGGATGGCTGTATTGAAGCAAAATCAATTTGAGTTTGATCAATGGACAGCTCTACAAACTGTATTGATGGGTCACAAAAGACTTTGGCAGTTGATGCAGGAACGAGATGAGATTTATGCGAAGCCGGACTTCTCAGAAGAAGACGGTAACAAAGCTGCTCAGCTTGAAGAAGAATTTGGCGAAAAAGGAGGCTACACTGCAGATAGTGAAGCGGCTACACTATTAAGTTCTTTACAAGTAGCTGAGGAGTTTCATCAAATGTCGATGAGCGAAATCCCCGGACCCGTAAAAGTCAGGGTTCTGCTGGCACAAGCTTTGTTTGGAAATCCTGACATACTGCTACTAGACGAGCCCACCAATGGGTTGGACGTAGAAACCATCAATTGGCTTGAAAATGTACTTGCAGATTATCCCAATATTGTCATAGTAGTGAGTCACGACAGACACTTTCTGGATGCTGTCTGCACCCATGTCGCTGATGTCGATCGTCAAAAAATTCAGATTTACACAGGTAACTATACATTCTGGTACGAGTCCAGCCAGTTGGCAGCACGCCAGATGAGTGACAAGAACAAGAAGATGGAAGAGCGCAAAAAAGAACTCCTCGATTTCATTGCTCGATTCAGTGCCAATGCGTCTAAAAGCAAACAGGCTACCAGTCGTAAGAAAGCTCTGGATAAACTCGTCATCGAGGATATCAGGCCTTCGTCCAGAAAATACCCCGGCATCATTTTTAAACCGGAAAGAGAAGTGGGAGACCAAATCCTCAGTGTCGAAAATCTAGCCGGATCGACAGAAGACAGGGTTCTATTTAAAAACGTGATATTCACGGTGAACAAAGGAGATAAAATAGCTCTCATTTCAAAAGACCAGGTGGCTGTTCACAGCTTTTTTGATATACTTTCAGGAATTTCAAAGGCCGATGATGGAAAATTCACCTGGGGGACCACCATCAATTCCGCCTATCTGCCCAATGAGAATACTGAGTTCTTCATCAATCAACTGAATCTTATGGACTGGCTGAGACAATTTGTGCCACCCTCCATCACAGATGTAGATGAAGTATTCCTCCGCGGTTATTTAGGTAGAATGTTGTTCAGTGGTGATGACGTCTTCAAAAAAACCAATGTACTCAGTGGGGGCGAAAAAGTGAGATGTATGCTCAGTAAAATGATGCTTCAAAGTCCCAATCTGCTATTATTGGACGAACCGACAAACCATCTTGATCTCGAATCCATTCAGGCTTTTAACGAAAATATGATCGATTTTCCGGGAATCATACTCATGAGTTCTCATGATCATACTTTTATGCAGACGGTATGCAATAGGATCATTGAAATCACGCCTAAGGGTACCATTGACAAGTTGATGAGTTTTGATGAATACATTGCCGATCCGAGAATCAAAGAACAGCGTGAACAAATGTATTCCTGA
- a CDS encoding Bax inhibitor-1/YccA family protein, protein MAFQFFKNSSNPVLKDSILENTSHLASLGATMTTQGAVRTSLLGGLLLLAGAAIGWYYPSNLFLWPAAIAGLVLVLIASFKKEKSPIIVPIYAVVEGLFVGTISLLYASAFQGIIFHAVSLTLASFFLMLFLYQSRIIRVTERFKSVIIIATASIFFMYLISFVLSFFHISVPMIHDTGILGIGVSLFVVIIASLNLLLDFDFFEKGQEAGLPKYMEWYATMGLLVTIVWLYLEMLRLLSKISSRD, encoded by the coding sequence ATGGCATTTCAATTTTTCAAAAACAGTTCAAATCCTGTCTTGAAAGACAGCATCCTGGAAAACACTTCTCACCTTGCTTCGCTTGGAGCGACCATGACAACACAAGGCGCTGTCCGGACATCCCTTTTGGGAGGACTATTATTGCTCGCAGGTGCGGCAATAGGATGGTATTATCCTAGCAATTTGTTCCTTTGGCCTGCTGCAATTGCAGGACTTGTACTTGTATTGATTGCAAGTTTTAAGAAAGAAAAGTCTCCGATTATTGTGCCTATATATGCAGTAGTTGAGGGGTTGTTTGTCGGCACCATTTCTCTGCTCTATGCTTCTGCATTTCAAGGAATTATTTTTCATGCGGTCAGCTTGACCCTCGCATCATTTTTTCTGATGTTGTTTTTATATCAAAGCCGTATAATTCGAGTCACAGAGCGTTTCAAATCGGTGATTATCATTGCCACAGCCTCAATATTTTTCATGTATCTCATTTCATTTGTACTGAGTTTCTTTCATATCTCTGTACCGATGATCCACGACACCGGGATTCTGGGAATAGGAGTGAGCTTGTTTGTTGTGATCATCGCTTCCTTGAATTTGCTTCTCGATTTTGATTTTTTTGAGAAAGGTCAAGAAGCAGGCCTGCCAAAATATATGGAGTGGTATGCAACTATGGGCCTTTTAGTTACAATAGTATGGTTGTATTTGGAGATGCTTAGACTTTTGTCTAAGATCAGTTCAAGAGATTAA
- a CDS encoding S9 family peptidase, with translation MKRLVFSVLSFILFYHSEAQVMTSEILWSLGRVNGLELSADGKKVFYSVTRFDQAENKGTSYLFAHNLTSNSTEPYGGGQAFGGELSNSYSGKTILSTAGMWTDISGNKFAITDQEYSNVSLSPDGSKMMFTRDVKCQKTKADYYPNLVKSEAKIYDDLMFRHWNVWEDGNFQHVFLADVDQNIIRNEKDLMPGEQWDAPTFPNGGKDELAWSPDSKTLAYVCVKKTGKDYAVSTNSDIYFYNLSTGVTTNFTAGMNGYDRNPAFSPDGTKFAWISMKRDGCESDKTDIIVQDLNSKKRYNLTANWDDFVNEFIWSRDGKSIYFTAPYRGVIALFEIPLSQISDPFDAKLIRKLSNEEVDYNHIIGQAFDGKLICQRTDMNHAVEIYSLDPKTSHAEKLTRVNDYIYDRIKLSKIEKQWITTSDKKKMLAWVIFPPDFDPARKYPTLLYCQGGPQSALSQFYSFRWNFQLMAAHGYIVVAPNRRGMPGWGTAWNEQISGDWGGQVMKDYLAAIDQVSEKPYVDKSRRGAVGASYGGYSVMMLAGIHKNRFKTMITHCGSFNLDSWYGSTEEMWFANFDLKGPYWQKKQPASYKKFSPHRFVQNWNTPILIIQGGKDYRIPDTQAFEAFTAARLQNVKSRLVYFPDEGHHILKMQNGLLWQGEFYRWLEETL, from the coding sequence ATGAAGCGATTAGTATTCTCGGTCTTAAGTTTTATTCTTTTTTATCATAGTGAGGCTCAAGTGATGACCTCTGAGATCTTATGGTCTCTCGGTAGGGTGAATGGTTTGGAATTGTCTGCTGATGGAAAAAAAGTATTTTATTCCGTCACCAGATTTGATCAGGCAGAAAATAAGGGTACCAGCTATTTGTTTGCGCACAATCTCACTTCGAATAGTACAGAACCTTATGGTGGTGGACAAGCTTTTGGCGGTGAACTCAGCAATTCATATTCCGGAAAAACAATTTTATCTACTGCAGGTATGTGGACCGATATCAGTGGAAACAAATTTGCAATCACAGATCAGGAGTATTCCAATGTATCACTGTCTCCCGATGGTTCAAAAATGATGTTTACACGGGATGTCAAATGTCAAAAAACTAAAGCGGACTATTATCCTAATTTGGTCAAGTCTGAAGCAAAAATTTATGATGACTTGATGTTTCGACATTGGAATGTTTGGGAGGATGGGAATTTTCAACACGTTTTTTTAGCAGATGTCGACCAGAATATAATTCGAAATGAAAAAGATCTGATGCCAGGTGAACAATGGGATGCTCCTACATTTCCAAATGGAGGAAAAGATGAATTGGCCTGGAGTCCTGACAGCAAAACTTTGGCTTATGTTTGTGTGAAAAAAACAGGCAAAGATTATGCTGTATCTACAAATTCTGATATCTATTTTTATAATTTGAGTACAGGCGTAACAACAAACTTCACTGCAGGAATGAATGGATATGACCGCAATCCTGCATTTAGTCCTGATGGTACAAAATTCGCTTGGATATCGATGAAACGTGACGGCTGTGAATCAGATAAAACAGATATAATCGTACAGGATTTAAATTCAAAAAAAAGATATAATCTCACGGCAAACTGGGATGATTTCGTCAATGAATTTATTTGGAGTAGAGATGGAAAATCCATTTATTTTACTGCGCCATATAGAGGTGTCATTGCTTTGTTTGAAATACCCTTATCTCAAATCTCTGATCCTTTTGATGCAAAATTGATTCGAAAATTGAGTAATGAAGAAGTCGATTACAATCATATAATAGGACAGGCTTTTGATGGTAAACTAATATGCCAAAGAACAGACATGAATCATGCTGTTGAAATATATAGTTTGGATCCAAAAACGTCTCACGCTGAAAAACTCACCCGGGTCAATGATTATATCTACGATCGAATCAAATTGTCTAAGATCGAGAAACAATGGATTACTACTTCGGACAAGAAAAAAATGCTCGCATGGGTGATCTTCCCGCCGGATTTTGATCCTGCACGCAAATATCCAACTTTGCTCTACTGTCAGGGCGGTCCGCAATCTGCTTTGAGTCAGTTTTATAGCTTTCGATGGAACTTTCAGTTGATGGCTGCTCATGGATATATCGTAGTCGCTCCAAACAGAAGGGGTATGCCGGGCTGGGGCACTGCTTGGAATGAACAAATATCTGGAGACTGGGGTGGTCAGGTGATGAAAGACTATCTGGCAGCCATCGATCAGGTATCAGAAAAGCCATATGTGGATAAGAGCAGGCGAGGAGCGGTGGGAGCTAGTTATGGAGGATATTCGGTCATGATGTTAGCCGGAATCCATAAGAACAGGTTCAAAACGATGATCACACACTGTGGGTCTTTCAATCTGGATAGTTGGTACGGATCCACAGAAGAAATGTGGTTTGCCAACTTCGATTTAAAAGGACCATATTGGCAAAAGAAACAACCTGCATCTTACAAGAAATTTTCTCCACATCGATTTGTTCAGAATTGGAATACGCCGATCCTAATTATACAGGGAGGAAAAGATTATCGAATTCCCGATACCCAAGCATTTGAAGCATTCACTGCTGCACGTTTGCAGAATGTAAAATCGAGGTTGGTTTATTTTCCTGATGAAGGTCACCACATCTTGAAAATGCAGAATGGATTGCTCTGGCAAGGCGAATTTTACCGGTGGTTGGAAGAAACTCTTTAA